The following nucleotide sequence is from Leptolyngbya sp. SIO1E4.
ATTTCACCCTAAAGGGGATCACCCCAGCTGGCAAGATTTAATGCATTATCCTCTGATCATGGCGCCGGACGGCGATGGCTGCGATGCGATGGTGTACGCTCACTGCGCTAAACATGGCATCAATCTACAGGCGACCTATCAAATCCGATCAGATGCCACGATTGTCAATATGGTGGCTCAAGGGCTCGGGGTGGCCATTAGCCCCCGACTCGCAGCAGAACCTATTCCTGCTGGGGTCAAAGTCTACAGTTTGCCACTCCCGTTCTTCAGAGTTATCTGCGCTATCACCCCTGCCGATGCCTTGCTAACCCCTGCGGCCTTTGCCTTCCTTGATTTGTTAAAAAGTACTTTTCACAGTAGGTTACAGACGCCTTAGAGCCCAATGCTTTTGGGGGAGATGGGGAGTAGGGTAGAGAGATTTATAGCGGTGTGCATTTGGATCAAGTACACCCTAGACCCCAAACCCTAGACCCTGCCTTCACCAAAATGTACTGGATTGAACTGAATAGGGCTATAGGATCGGTGTTTTGTTCGCGGCAGACATGCGATAAACCGGGTAGCACTACTGCTTTTTCGGCAAAATTTTCCAAAAACGCCAGACAAAGGCGATCCCAGCGACCGCTAGGCCCGTATAGCCGCCAATCCACACACCCATGCCACCCAAATTTGTGTGAAACCCGAGTAGGTAACCAGTGGTTAAACCAACTCCCCAGTAGGAGATTGTCCCTAGCAGCATGGGCATTCGTGTGTCTTGCAACCCCTGCAGAATGCCGTTGGTTGTTCGCTGTACGCCATCTAAAATTTGACCAAACGCCGCCACCGTCATAATCGAAATGCCAATGCTCACGACGTTAGCATTCGTGGGATCGCTCAGGTCTAGATAAAGGCCAATGATGTTTTGGGGATAGGCTAACAGGGCGATCGCGGTGACCAGCATAAACGCGACCGTTAACCCGATACTGACAATAGCGGCTTGTCGCACCTGCGACCAGTCACGTTGGCCAAACCACTGGCCCACACGGGCCGTTGCTGCGTAAGACATGGCTAAAGGAACCATGAAAATCACCATAATGGTTTGCAACACCACTTGATGTGCAGCCAAGACTGGCGTTCCTAATGCCCCCATCAGCAACGTCACAGCGGTCATCATCCCATACTCTAAGATGGCTGCAATACCGATGGGAACACCGACCCAAAGCAACTGCTGCACCGTTTTAGCATCCACACGATGCAGGGATTGAAAGAGGGAATACTGACGCAGTTTTTTAAGCCAAAGCATGTACCCCAGCAACGATAGAAACATCCCCCAATGGGCACAAATGCTGGCAATGGCCAACCCAGTAATGCCCATGGCGGGAAAGCCCAGTTTGCCAAAGGCCAACACATAGTTACCGACGACATTAAACCCGGTTGCTGCCACCACAATGATCATGATGGGGCGCGCTTCTGAAAGCGATACGATGCAGCCTCTGAGCACAGCAAAGGCGATCGCCGGAAATAAGCCCCCAGCCATCACATTAAGATAGGCATCCGCGAGGGTTACAGTTGTCGCAGCTTGCCCAAACTGGTGCATCAATCCATCCAAGTTGGCCAGAATGATCATCCCTGGGAGTGCTAGCAGCACGGCAATCCATAAGCCTTGGCGCGTGACTTTCCCCACCCGCTGAACTTGCCGAGCACCATAGGCTTCTGCTACGAGTGGGCTCACCCCAGAGATTATGCCGACGCCAGTCATCATGAATGCCATGAAGATCATGGCAGCCAGCCCACCTGCGGCTAGCACGTCTTGGCCTAGCCAGCCCATCATGACCGTATCGACAAATCCGGTCACCGCCTGGGCAACCTGAGCACTGGCTAACGGAATGGCAAGTTTTAGAAACTCACGAGCTTCCGCTTTCAGGGTTAAATGCATTGAAAGTGTAGACACAATAAAATACCTCCAGAACTGCGCTGGACTGCAATCTAATACCTATTAAAAAATCGAACTACGCTTCAAATCATGTCAGGATCTCCAATCCCTCCCCTTGAAAGGAGGTAGTCAGTCCAGAAAGTGAATAGCCTCTTTTCTTTGGCGTTAGCTTAGCCATGCCCTTATGCCTTAGCCTATCTGGAAGGTGTAGAGGCAGCGATAGCAAGGGGTTTCCAAAGCAAGGAATTTTCACTCAGATTGAGGTCTGGAGTCCTCAGATTGAGGCCTG
It contains:
- a CDS encoding MATE family efflux transporter — encoded protein: MSTLSMHLTLKAEAREFLKLAIPLASAQVAQAVTGFVDTVMMGWLGQDVLAAGGLAAMIFMAFMMTGVGIISGVSPLVAEAYGARQVQRVGKVTRQGLWIAVLLALPGMIILANLDGLMHQFGQAATTVTLADAYLNVMAGGLFPAIAFAVLRGCIVSLSEARPIMIIVVAATGFNVVGNYVLAFGKLGFPAMGITGLAIASICAHWGMFLSLLGYMLWLKKLRQYSLFQSLHRVDAKTVQQLLWVGVPIGIAAILEYGMMTAVTLLMGALGTPVLAAHQVVLQTIMVIFMVPLAMSYAATARVGQWFGQRDWSQVRQAAIVSIGLTVAFMLVTAIALLAYPQNIIGLYLDLSDPTNANVVSIGISIMTVAAFGQILDGVQRTTNGILQGLQDTRMPMLLGTISYWGVGLTTGYLLGFHTNLGGMGVWIGGYTGLAVAGIAFVWRFWKILPKKQ